The Streptomyces sp. NBC_00224 genome has a window encoding:
- a CDS encoding hydrolase, with product MLGAGTAALAVTAPPAAAATTPHRVLFDNSKAETAGNADWIIGTSQPDPLGQKANPTAEKDWTGGLSSWGVALQKTGDYSLKTLPSGNTITYGTSSALDLQNFDTFVLPEPNVLLSASEKTAVMKFVQNGGGLFMISDHTDADRNNDGADAVEVLNDLMTNNSVDSTDPFGFSIDSLNIGTDNPRAVSSTTDPVLNGSFGKVTGSIIRNGTTVTLKPADNPAVKGLVYRTGSSGNTGAFFATSTFGSGRVAFWGDSSPIDDGTGQSGNTLYDGWNDPAGTDAALALNGTEWLAGAAGSSGGGGGGTCTAAQLLANPGFESGSSSWSGTSGVITTDSGEAARTGTYKAWLNGYGSAHTDTLSQPVTIPAGCTSAKLSFSLHVDTAETTTTTAYDTLKAQVVNGSGTVLSTLATYSNLNAASGYTTRTFDLGAYAGQTVTVKFTGAEGSQLQTSFVIDDTALDVS from the coding sequence ATGCTCGGCGCCGGTACCGCCGCGCTGGCCGTCACCGCTCCCCCGGCCGCCGCGGCCACCACCCCGCACCGTGTGCTCTTCGACAACTCGAAGGCCGAGACCGCCGGCAACGCCGACTGGATCATCGGTACGAGCCAGCCGGACCCGCTGGGCCAGAAGGCCAACCCCACGGCGGAGAAGGACTGGACCGGTGGACTGTCGTCCTGGGGCGTCGCGCTCCAGAAGACGGGCGACTACTCGCTGAAGACACTGCCTTCCGGCAACACGATCACCTACGGCACGTCGTCGGCGCTGGACCTCCAGAACTTCGACACGTTCGTGCTGCCCGAGCCGAACGTGTTGCTGTCGGCGTCGGAAAAAACCGCCGTCATGAAGTTCGTGCAGAACGGCGGAGGTCTCTTCATGATCTCCGACCACACCGACGCGGACCGCAACAACGACGGCGCCGACGCGGTCGAGGTCCTCAACGACCTGATGACCAACAACAGCGTGGACAGCACCGACCCCTTCGGGTTCTCCATCGACTCGCTCAACATCGGCACCGACAACCCGAGGGCCGTCTCCAGCACGACGGACCCGGTGCTCAACGGCTCCTTCGGCAAGGTCACCGGCAGCATCATCCGCAACGGTACGACGGTCACCCTGAAGCCCGCGGACAACCCGGCCGTCAAGGGTCTGGTGTACCGCACGGGCTCCTCGGGCAACACCGGCGCGTTCTTCGCGACCAGCACGTTCGGCAGCGGCCGGGTGGCGTTCTGGGGCGACAGCTCGCCCATCGACGACGGCACCGGCCAGTCGGGCAACACCCTCTACGACGGCTGGAACGACCCGGCCGGCACGGACGCGGCCCTCGCCCTCAACGGTACGGAGTGGCTCGCGGGCGCCGCGGGCTCGAGTGGTGGCGGGGGCGGCGGCACCTGCACGGCCGCCCAGCTGCTCGCCAACCCCGGTTTCGAGTCGGGCAGTTCATCGTGGTCGGGCACCAGCGGTGTCATCACCACCGACTCCGGCGAGGCCGCGCGCACGGGCACGTACAAGGCCTGGCTGAACGGCTACGGCTCCGCGCACACCGACACGCTCTCCCAGCCGGTGACGATCCCGGCGGGCTGCACCAGCGCGAAGCTCAGCTTCTCTCTGCACGTCGACACGGCCGAGACGACCACGACGACGGCCTACGACACGCTGAAGGCGCAGGTGGTCAACGGCAGCGGAACGGTGCTGTCCACCCTCGCCACGTACTCCAACCTCAACGCCGCCAGTGGCTACACGACGCGGACCTTCGACCTCGGCGCGTACGCCGGGCAGACGGTCACCGTGAAGTTCACCGGCGCCGAGGGCTCCCAGCTCCAGACGTCGTTCGTCATCGACGACACGGCGCTCGATGTGAGCTGA
- a CDS encoding sugar ABC transporter ATP-binding protein, protein MSVPHDLLRVEGIRKAFPGVVALDGVDFDLRRGEVHVLLGENGAGKSTLIKMLSGAHRPDSGRILVDGREVRVHGAQDAERLGIATIYQEFNLVPDLTVAENIFLGRQPRRLGMIDRKRMEADAAVLLERVGVDVPPHARVRELGIARLQMVEIAKALSLDARVLIMDEPTAVLTSEEVDKLFTIVRSLRADGVGVVFITHHLEEIAALGDRVTVLRDGRSIDQVPASTPEDELVRLMVGRGIDQQYPRERPDVGAPLLSVRGLTRDGVFHDVGFEVRAGEVVGLAGLVGAGRTEVARAVFGADRYDSGTVEVLGAPLPRHDVNAAMGAGIGLVPEDRKGQGLLLDASVQENLGLVTLRSATRAGLVDRKGQRAAAARIAEQLGVRMAGLGQQVRTLSGGNQQKVVIGKWLLAETKVLILDEPTRGIDVGAKVEIYQLINELTASGHAVLMISSDLPEVLGMSDRVLVMAQGRIAGELPAQQATQEAVMELAVGAAPASAPATHEEEGSRGH, encoded by the coding sequence GTGAGCGTTCCCCACGACCTGCTGCGCGTCGAAGGCATACGCAAGGCCTTCCCCGGAGTGGTCGCGCTCGACGGCGTCGACTTCGATCTGCGCCGGGGCGAGGTGCACGTCCTGCTCGGCGAGAACGGCGCGGGCAAGAGCACCCTCATCAAGATGCTCTCCGGCGCCCACCGCCCCGACAGCGGCCGCATCCTCGTCGACGGACGCGAAGTGCGCGTCCACGGCGCCCAGGACGCCGAACGGCTCGGCATCGCCACCATCTACCAGGAGTTCAACCTCGTCCCCGACCTCACGGTCGCGGAGAACATCTTCCTCGGCCGTCAGCCGCGCCGCCTCGGGATGATCGACCGCAAGCGGATGGAGGCGGACGCCGCCGTGCTCCTGGAGCGGGTCGGCGTCGACGTCCCTCCCCACGCGCGCGTACGTGAACTGGGCATCGCCCGGCTCCAGATGGTCGAGATCGCCAAGGCGCTCAGCCTGGACGCGCGCGTCCTCATCATGGACGAGCCGACCGCCGTCCTCACGTCCGAGGAGGTCGACAAGCTCTTCACGATCGTCCGCTCGCTGCGGGCGGACGGCGTGGGCGTCGTCTTCATCACCCACCACCTCGAAGAGATCGCCGCCCTCGGCGACCGGGTCACCGTGCTGCGCGACGGCAGGAGCATCGACCAGGTGCCGGCCTCCACCCCCGAGGACGAACTCGTCCGTCTCATGGTCGGGCGCGGCATCGACCAGCAGTATCCGCGCGAACGCCCGGACGTCGGCGCCCCGTTGCTCTCGGTGCGCGGGCTCACCCGCGACGGCGTCTTCCACGACGTCGGCTTCGAGGTGCGCGCCGGTGAGGTCGTCGGCCTCGCCGGGCTGGTCGGCGCGGGCCGCACCGAGGTCGCCCGCGCCGTCTTCGGCGCCGACCGCTACGACAGCGGAACCGTCGAGGTGCTGGGCGCGCCCCTTCCCCGGCACGACGTGAACGCCGCCATGGGCGCCGGGATCGGCCTCGTCCCCGAGGACCGCAAGGGCCAGGGGCTCCTCCTGGACGCCTCCGTACAGGAGAACCTGGGCCTGGTCACACTGCGCTCGGCCACCCGCGCCGGGCTCGTGGACCGCAAGGGACAGCGGGCGGCCGCCGCCCGGATCGCCGAGCAGCTGGGCGTACGGATGGCCGGGCTCGGCCAGCAGGTGCGCACCCTGTCCGGCGGCAACCAGCAGAAGGTCGTCATCGGCAAGTGGCTCCTCGCCGAGACCAAGGTGCTCATCCTCGACGAGCCGACCCGCGGCATCGACGTCGGCGCCAAGGTCGAGATCTACCAGCTCATCAACGAACTGACCGCCTCCGGGCACGCGGTGCTCATGATCTCCAGCGATCTGCCCGAGGTGCTCGGCATGAGCGACCGGGTGCTGGTCATGGCCCAGGGGCGGATCGCCGGCGAACTCCCGGCCCAGCAAGCGACCCAGGAAGCGGTCATGGAACTCGCCGTCGGCGCGGCCCCCGCGTCCGCCCCGGCAACGCACGAAGAGGAGGGCTCCCGTGGCCACTGA
- a CDS encoding WD40/YVTN/BNR-like repeat-containing protein: MRTAAVVLLAIAGLLVPGGPAAGAGTQEEDDEGGPAAPAEYSYLQKAIPGQPLPRHAYDTAAAQAAALPATGGTWQPVGPTNIGGRVVSLALDPHHADTLYAAAASGGVWRSADAGRTFTPSWPERGTQAMGALAAAPDGTLYAGTGEPNPGGGSVTYEGTGVYRSTDQGRSWRAVGLRDSGAIGAFAVDPRRPRRVLAAATGSLYNPGGDRGVYLSDNAGGSWQRVLDVPNAFTGAVDVQRDPVNPDRVYAVLWDHRREPDRRTYGGTGSGVYRSDDGGAHWRRLGGGLPTADSGRIGLGIATSEPGRLYALVGATDGTFGSFLTSADGGDSWTKLPDNATLKESQSSYSWWFGKVWVDPADARHIHVAGVDLLTTKDGGTTWTEEDAVHADQHAMLWDPRTPGRVYLGNDGGVYRSDSRGDGGWTKATYEPWTQLYTVAATPQDTGRISGGAQDNGSLRSWGGDRFNEYLGGDGLQNLIDPTDVNRVYACYQYGNCFRSTDGGATLTEYTDSTTADRRNWLTPVQFDPVNPGVLYYGGNRLNRSTDGGATWQPISPDLTGGPGHDSYPYGTITTVAAARDGHTVWAGTDDGRVWVTRDLGAHWTRVLDGRPWVTRIAVDPDDPATAYVSLSGYRSGSSQPHLLRTRDAGASWSDLSGNLPQAPVNDVVLGGRNTLYAATDQGVFISGRGGWRRLGGGLPLVPVSDITYDPAHHRLVAATFGRGFYSLPTP, from the coding sequence ATGCGTACGGCCGCGGTCGTCCTCCTGGCGATCGCGGGACTGCTGGTCCCCGGAGGCCCGGCCGCCGGTGCCGGGACCCAGGAGGAGGACGACGAGGGCGGCCCGGCCGCCCCCGCCGAATACAGCTATCTGCAGAAGGCGATACCCGGGCAGCCGCTGCCCCGGCACGCCTACGACACCGCGGCGGCGCAGGCCGCCGCCCTGCCCGCCACCGGTGGCACCTGGCAGCCCGTCGGGCCCACCAACATCGGCGGCCGGGTCGTCTCGCTCGCCCTCGACCCGCACCACGCCGACACCCTGTACGCGGCCGCCGCCAGCGGCGGGGTGTGGCGCTCGGCCGACGCGGGCAGGACCTTCACCCCCTCCTGGCCGGAGCGCGGCACCCAGGCCATGGGCGCGCTCGCCGCCGCCCCCGACGGCACCCTCTACGCCGGCACCGGCGAGCCCAACCCGGGCGGCGGCAGCGTCACGTACGAGGGGACCGGCGTCTACCGCTCCACCGACCAGGGCCGCAGCTGGCGGGCGGTCGGGCTGCGGGACTCGGGGGCCATCGGCGCATTCGCCGTGGACCCGCGCCGACCGCGCCGGGTCCTCGCCGCGGCCACCGGTTCGCTCTACAACCCGGGCGGCGACCGGGGCGTGTACCTCTCCGACAACGCGGGCGGCTCCTGGCAGCGGGTGCTCGACGTGCCCAACGCGTTCACCGGCGCCGTCGACGTACAGCGCGACCCGGTGAACCCCGACCGCGTGTACGCCGTGCTCTGGGACCACCGGCGCGAGCCGGACAGGCGCACCTACGGCGGCACCGGCTCCGGCGTCTACCGGTCGGACGACGGCGGCGCCCACTGGCGGCGGCTCGGCGGCGGGCTGCCCACGGCCGACTCGGGGCGCATCGGCCTCGGCATTGCCACCTCCGAGCCCGGCCGTCTGTACGCCCTGGTCGGCGCCACCGACGGCACCTTCGGTTCCTTCCTCACGTCGGCCGACGGCGGCGACAGCTGGACGAAGCTGCCGGACAACGCGACCCTGAAGGAGTCCCAGTCCAGCTACTCCTGGTGGTTCGGCAAGGTGTGGGTCGACCCGGCCGATGCCCGGCACATCCACGTGGCCGGGGTGGACCTGCTCACCACCAAGGACGGCGGGACCACCTGGACGGAGGAGGACGCCGTCCACGCCGACCAGCACGCCATGCTCTGGGACCCGCGCACTCCCGGCCGCGTCTACCTCGGCAACGACGGCGGCGTCTACCGCTCCGACTCGCGCGGCGACGGCGGTTGGACCAAGGCGACGTACGAGCCGTGGACCCAGCTCTACACCGTGGCGGCGACCCCGCAGGACACCGGCCGGATCTCCGGCGGAGCCCAGGACAACGGCTCCCTCCGGTCCTGGGGCGGCGACCGGTTCAACGAGTACCTGGGCGGCGACGGGCTGCAGAACCTGATCGACCCCACCGACGTCAACCGGGTGTACGCCTGCTACCAGTACGGGAACTGCTTCCGCTCCACGGACGGCGGCGCCACGCTCACCGAGTACACCGACTCCACCACCGCCGACCGGCGCAACTGGCTCACCCCCGTCCAGTTCGACCCGGTGAACCCCGGCGTCCTCTACTACGGCGGGAACCGCCTCAACCGGTCCACCGACGGCGGCGCGACCTGGCAGCCCATCAGCCCCGACCTCACGGGCGGCCCGGGCCACGACTCCTACCCGTACGGCACGATCACCACGGTCGCGGCCGCGCGCGACGGGCACACCGTCTGGGCGGGCACGGACGACGGCCGGGTGTGGGTGACCCGCGACCTCGGCGCCCACTGGACCCGGGTCCTCGACGGCCGGCCATGGGTGACCCGGATCGCGGTGGACCCGGACGACCCGGCGACCGCGTACGTATCGCTCTCCGGGTACCGGTCGGGCTCGTCGCAGCCGCATCTGCTGCGGACCCGGGACGCGGGCGCGAGCTGGAGCGATCTGTCCGGAAACCTTCCGCAGGCCCCGGTGAACGACGTGGTACTCGGCGGCCGGAACACGCTCTACGCCGCCACGGACCAGGGCGTGTTCATCAGCGGCCGGGGCGGCTGGCGGCGGCTCGGCGGCGGGCTTCCGCTGGTGCCGGTGTCGGACATCACATACGACCCGGCCCACCACCGGCTGGTGGCGGCCACCTTCGGACGCGGCTTCTACAGCCTCCCTACCCCCTAG
- a CDS encoding LacI family DNA-binding transcriptional regulator produces the protein MASIKDVAARAGVSVATVSRVLNSHPSVSPEARARVLAAVDALGYRPNAVARSLRTDQTRTLGLVISDVLNPYFTELARSVEEEARALGYSVIIGNADERPELQDHHVRTLLDRRIDGLLVSPTDGGSPLMLDAARAGTPMVFVDRWIPGVDVPVVRADGRAAIRDLVAHLYGLGHRRLAIIAGPAATTTGSERVEAFRDALREHRLALPEEYIGHGDFQADSGRRCTERFLALPEPPEVVFAADNLMALGALDAIRAHGLRVPYDIGLAAFDDIPWFVHTDPPITAIAQPTGELGRAAVRALVDRIEGRPPQSVTLPARLVVRSSCGEDAPTRRSNP, from the coding sequence ATGGCGAGCATCAAGGACGTGGCGGCCCGCGCGGGCGTTTCCGTCGCCACGGTCTCCCGGGTCCTCAACAGCCACCCGTCCGTCAGCCCCGAGGCGCGCGCCCGCGTCCTCGCCGCCGTCGACGCACTCGGCTACCGGCCCAACGCAGTGGCCAGATCCCTGCGAACCGACCAGACCCGCACCCTCGGCCTGGTCATCAGCGACGTGCTCAACCCGTACTTCACCGAACTGGCCCGCTCCGTCGAGGAGGAGGCCCGCGCGCTCGGCTACAGCGTCATCATCGGCAACGCCGACGAGCGGCCCGAACTCCAGGACCACCACGTCCGCACGCTCCTCGACCGCCGGATCGACGGGCTGCTCGTCTCGCCCACCGACGGCGGCTCCCCGCTGATGCTGGACGCGGCCCGCGCGGGCACCCCCATGGTCTTCGTCGACCGCTGGATCCCCGGCGTGGACGTCCCCGTCGTCCGGGCCGACGGCCGCGCCGCCATCCGCGACCTGGTCGCCCATCTGTACGGCCTGGGCCACCGCAGGCTCGCCATCATCGCGGGCCCGGCCGCCACCACCACCGGCAGCGAGCGCGTCGAGGCCTTCCGGGACGCCCTGCGCGAGCACCGCCTCGCGCTGCCCGAGGAGTACATCGGCCACGGCGACTTCCAGGCCGACAGCGGCCGCCGCTGCACCGAACGCTTCCTCGCGCTCCCCGAGCCGCCCGAAGTCGTCTTCGCCGCCGACAACCTGATGGCGCTCGGCGCACTAGACGCGATCCGGGCGCACGGCCTGCGCGTGCCGTACGACATCGGGCTCGCCGCCTTCGACGACATCCCGTGGTTCGTCCACACCGATCCGCCGATCACCGCGATCGCGCAGCCCACCGGCGAACTGGGCCGGGCCGCCGTCCGCGCCCTGGTCGACCGGATCGAGGGGCGGCCACCGCAGTCCGTCACCCTGCCCGCGCGCCTGGTCGTCCGCAGCTCCTGCGGCGAGGACGCCCCGACCCGTAGGAGCAACCCGTGA